The sequence GCGCCGCCTCGAGGTCGTCCTGGACCTCGTGGAGCAGGCGCGGTTGTTCAGCCTCGAGCGCCGGGTCGCGGCGTGCGTGCTGGCGCTCGGCCCCGACATTCCGTCGAGCCACCAGGAGCTGGCCGACGACCTCTCCGCTTCCCGCGAGAACGTCAGCCGCGTGCTCGAGGGATTCCAGGCCCGGGGTTGGGTGCGCCTCGGGCGCCGGCGGATCGAGACGATCGACCCGTCGGCGCTCGAAGCGCTCCTGGACCAGAACCCCTAGGGGGTCGTCGCTCCCGCGACGTTCGAGTACCCCGAATCCCCCGAGGCGTTGCGGGCCTTGACGCGGTACCGGTACGCCGTCCGCTTCGCGACCGACGTGTCCCGGAAGGTGGTGGTGTTCGCCCCGAGGGTCGTCCGCACCGCGAAGTTCGTGCAGGACGATCCCGCGCAGCGCTCCACGATGTAGCTCGTCTCGTTCGCGGCGTTGTCCACCCAGGTGAGATCCACGTACGGGACCTTGTTCTTCCCGTTCCCCGTCGATCCCGCGCGCGCCGTGAGGCTCGTCGGCGCGGCCGGAAGCACGCTCAGCGTCGTCGCGGTCGAGGTATTCGACCAGCCCGAGTTCCCCGAGCCGTTGAAGGCGCGGACGCGGTAGGTGTAGGTCGTGCCCGCGGGGAGCCCCGTGTCCCCGTAGTAGTCGATGTTCGAGCCGGTCTGCGCGAGGTCGAGGAAGAGCGAGGGGTTCGCCGAACATGCCGACGCCGTTCCCTGGCAACGCTGCACGAGGAACCCGGTCTCGCTGTTCGCGTTGTCCGTCCAGGTCATGTTGATCCAGTCGGTGGTGAAGGGGACGGTGACGAGGTTCGAGGGGGCCGCGGGCGGGGCGGGCTGGCCGACCGTCACGCTCAGGGAGGCGCTCCCCGCCGCGTTGAATCGGTCGAAGACGGTCAGCGTCACCTGCCACGTTCCCGGCGTGTAGAAGGTGTGGTACGCGGTCGCGCCCCAGTATTCGGCGCCGTCGTCCGAGAACGTCCACCGGAAGTTCCCGATGAACCCGTCGGGGTCGTAGGAGCCCGTCGCGAGGAACGTGACGTCGAGAGGCGCGGCTCCCGACGCGAGGTTGGATGCCGCGAAGGCGACGGGAGGCCGGTTGGGCTCGACCGCCTGGACCAGGACCTCCTGCCAGCTCGCGGCGCCCGCGGCGTCAGTCACCCTCAACGTCGCCACGTACGGGCCGCCGACCGTGTAGGCGTGGCTCGGGTTCGCGGCCGAGGAGGTCGCCCCATCGCCGAAGTCCCAGGCATACGTCGCGATCGTCCCGTCGGGATCGAAGCTCCCCGCGGAGCTGAAGCCGACCGAGATCGGCACGTTCCCTTCCGTCGGGTTCGCGGAGACCATCGCGACCGGCCAGGCGTTGCCGCCGGCCCCGAACAACTCGTACCCGATCCGGTAGTTCACGAACGGCGCTTCCTGCCGCACGATCGAGCCGAGCACGAGCGTCGTCCCGCCGGCCGAAGCCGCCGTCGGGAAGGCCTCCCCGCTCGCGCTGTTCGAGAAGAGGAAGCCCTGCGGATCGAGGACCGACCCGTCCGCGCCGACGCGCATGCCGAAGAGGTCGCCGCGCGCGTCCAGCGCATCGAGGGTGTTCAACGCGACGCGCGCCTTCTGGTCCTGGAAGACGAGGACGAACCGCGCGCCGTCCCAGCAGACGCGGGGCCGGTACTGATTGCCGATCCACGGCGTCACGTTCGCGTACGGCGAGACGGTGCCGTCGGCGAAGATCCGACGGACGAGCAGGTCGTTCTCGACCCCGGAGGTCAGCTCCTGCGACTGCGCCACCAGCGCGACGCTCCCGTTCGACGCGAGGCCGATCGAGAAGATGCCGTTTCCCCCGGCCGTCGAGTAGTAGGCGTGCACGGTGAACTCCGGCGCCTTCACGCCGTTCCCGTCGATGAAGACGCCCGCCGTCGCGGCCATCGGGTCGTCGTGGCTGACGTTGTCCTGGTAGACGACGAGCCAGCGTCCCCCGAGGGTCGTGATCCGAGCGCTCGAGCTGTACGTCCCGAAGATCCCGATCGGCGACGGGTCCGGAAGCGACCCGTCGATGCCGCGCACGCGCCGCGCGATCGGGTTGATGTACTGGCAGGTGTAACCGCAGCGGTAGCCCACCACGAGGAAGTCCGAGCCGAGCGCCTCGACGTCGGGAGGGCCGAAGGCCGTCGTCATCACCGCGATCGGCGCCGGGTCGATCGGCGCGCCGTCGGCGGCGAGGCGGCGTGCGTAGACGGTGTCCTGCGTGGACCACGTGAAGAGGAAGACCGACCCGTTCCAGGCGACGGCCGGGCCCCCGCGAAGGGAGAGGGGGTCGCCGCTCGCCACGACGATCGGCTCGGCGCTCGAGGGATTCCCCGCGGCGTCGAGTTTCTGCGCGAGCATCCGGACCGTGGTGGAGGTCGCGCTGCGATAAGCCACGAGCCAGCCGCCCGCCCCCGCCGCGACGTCGGAGGGACCCTGCGCCGGCGCGCCCGTGGAAAGCGGGCGGTTCGCGCCGGCGACGTTCGACGCGTTGACGTGCGCGGTCCAGGTGTCGTCCTCGCTCGATGCGCTCGCGGTCCACGCGACCTGCAGGCTCCCGTTCCCCGCGCTTGCCGTCGGCCCCGACTCCGGGCCGGAGACGGCGATGCCGCCTGGATCGAGCACCGCTCCGGAGGAGGCGATCCGCGCGACGCGCAGGACGCCGGAGGAAGCCCACGTCGCCTTCCACTGCGATCCGTCCCATACGACGCTCGTGGAGCCGTAGGGGTCGGGGGGGTTCGTGCCGGAGAGCTTCACCCCGGAGCCGTCGAGCTTCTGGCCGTTCGTGCCGATGCGCGAACCCATCACCGCGTTCGTGTAGTCGGGTTGCTGGGCGGTCCACACGGCGTAGAAGCCGCTGCCGTTGGAGGCGAGCGCGGCGAGCGGGGCGGGGGCGAGACCGAAAGGCGCCGCGTCGAGCGGGTTGAGCGCGGCGTCGAAGCGGATCGCCTGCGTCGGGTCGCTCCCGGTCATCGACTCCTCGTACGCGAGGAGGTACACCCCGGCGGCGTAGGCGAGGCGGGTCTGCCCGCGGAGATAGTAGGTCTCGGGGACCAGGATCTTCGCGGCGGGATCGAGCACCGCGCCGGTTCCGGCGATCCGCACGGCGACGAGGTCGCCGCCGGTCTGGCTTCCCTGGCCCGCGACGACCCATCCCGAACCGTCGGAGGCGACCCCCCACGTTCCCGAGACCGGTTTCATCCCCCAGATCGGGATCGGCGCGGCGTCGAGCACGCTTCCCTCGGCGCTCACGCGGACGGCCGCGAGCCCCGTGTCGAAATACCCCGTGCCCCCTTCGGTCGTGGTCTCGAAGACGACGAGCCAGCTCGTCCCGTTCCAGGCGGCGCGAGGGATCTGTTGCGACGCCCGCGCGGCGGTGACCACGAAGGGGACGACCTGCAGCGGCGCCCCCTGCGAGTCGAAGCGCATCGCATAGATGTCGCGGGACGTCTCCCCGTAATACCCGCCGGCGCTGTTCGCGCGGCCGTCGGACCAGACGGCGAGGACGCTGGAGCCGCCCGCGGACAGGGCCGGCGTCACCTGTTCCCGCGCGGCCGGTTGAACGGCCGCATCCCCCGGCAACCAGCGGGACGGGACGCGCGCGGCGGCCGAGCGGACCGAAAGGACACCGATGAGGAGAAGTAACAGAAGAGCGACGGGCGCCTTGGAGCGCATGGTTTACCCCCGATGGAGACGGTTGGGACCTCGAGCCGCACCGTACCCCCCGGGGGAAGACGCGTCAGTGACGCGCGTCACGAACCTATAATCCCTCTCGATGCGCGAACGACCCCGCGATCCGGCCTCCCGGGCGGTCCTCGGCGAAAGCGAGCCTTTCCGCGCCCTGCGCAAACGCCTGGTCGATCGGATCTTCGAGCGGACGACCGAGCGCATCTACGACGCCGGCGAGACGATCATCGGTCAGGGGAAGCCCGCCGACGCCCTGCTGGTCCTGCTCGACGGCGCCGCGCAAGTCGCGGTCCGCGGCCACGACGGCGTGACCCGTCCGATCGCGCACGTCTCCAGCGGCGCGGTCGTCGGTGAGATGTCCCTGCTGACCGACCAGCCGGCGACCGCGAACGTCGTCGCCGTGAGCGACGTCCGCGTGCTCGCACTCAAGGCCTCCGACTTCCAGGCCGTCGCCGGGCCCAATCCCGAGATCGCGATCGTCCTCACGCGCCTGGTCGCCGACCGGCTGGGGGGCGCCGACTACGACGGTCTCGGCGGAAAGGTCCTCGAGGGGTACCGGATCGTCCGCTGCCTGGGGAAAGGCGGAATGGCCGTCGTCTACGAGGCGGAGCGGATCGCCGACGGCGAACGGGTCGCGCTGAAGATGCTCAGCCATCGCCTCGTCTACGACACCGGGGCGGTCTCGCGTTTCGAGCGCGAGGCCGAGATCGTCCAGGGGCTCGTCCACCCGAACGTCGTGCGCCTGATGGGGACCTTCCCCGCCTTCCGCACCGAGTTCCTGGTGATGGAATTCTGCCCGGGCCGGACCCTCTCGGAGGTCCTCGACAAGGAAGGCGCCCTCCCGCTCGACCGGGCGCGTTCGATCGTCGGTCAGGTCGCCACGGCGCTGACGTTCGTCCATGCCGCGGGGGTCGTGCACCGCGACCTCAAGCCGGGAAACGTGATGATCCTCCCGGACGGTCGCGCGAAGCTGATGGACTTCGGCCTCGCGCGCACGCCGCGCGGGATCTCCGACGACACGCTCACGACCGAAGGGGTCGCCCTCGGCACCCCGCGCTACATGGCTCCCGAGCAGATGATGGGGGACGACAGCGGCGCGAGGACCGACGTCTACGCCCTCGCGTGCCTGACGTGGGAGCTCCTGACGGGCAAGGCCCTGTTCGAAGGCAAAACCTTCCGCGAGTTGTACGACGCGAAGAGCGCCTTCGTCGTCCCGCCGCCGGAAGCGATCCTTCCCGGACTCCCGGACGACGTGTACGCGTTCCTCGCCGGCGGGCTCGAGCCCGACGCGGATCGGAGGCTCGCGAGCCTCGACGCCGTCGCGGCCTGGGCCTAGTCGCCGACCTCGACGCCGACCCCGTCGAGTTTCCCGCTTCCCGGATCGAACAGGAACCGCAGCGACACCGAGGCCGCGCGCGTTCCTTTCGCCTTGACCAGGATCCCTTCCCCGCCGGAAGGATCGACGCCCAGCGGCTCGAGCCTGCCGAGGTCCTCCCGCAGCGAGGCCAGGCGCTTCTCGCGTTCCCCGTCGCTGATGCCGGGGCGGGGGACCGCGTAAGCGGCACGGAAGGCGCGCATCGCCTCGAACCCCTCGGCGTTGAAGGCGTCGAGCCACGCGCGAATCACCGGGTCCCTTCCCTCGCTCCCGAGCGGGCGGAGCCTGGCCGGGGTCGCCGACGGGACCGGCACCGACTCGCCGTGCGCGATCCGCGCGAGGGCCTCGGCGGCGCGCCCCCCTCGGATCTTCGAGTCGTTGGTCGAGAGAATCACCACGAGGTCCTCGTCCACGAAGCGCAGGAAATCGGCGTAGAAGATCCCGTTCCCGCCGTTGTGCGCCACGAGGCGACCGCCTCCGGGGGCGTCCATGAGCGCCCAGCCGTATCCGTACCAGGAGTCCTGGGCTCCCTCGCGGACGTGTCGCGCGACCAGCTTCTCCTTCGACTTCGCGGAAAGAACCGCCTCGCCGCGCAACGCGCGGTCCCAGCGGTACAGGTCGTCCACGGTGCTGAGGATCCCGCCGTTGGCGCGCAGCGCCCAGTACGGTCCGTCTTTCGCCCAGGGCTTTTCGGTCGACTTCCCCCAGCGCTCCCCGTCGCGGTAGCCGACGGCGAGGCGTTTCGGGTCCCAGGACGGGAGGCGGTATCCCGTCTCCTTCATCCCGGCGGGAAGGAAGAGGTTCTCGCGCAGGTACGTTTCGTAGGGCTGCCCCGAAGCGATCTCGACGATCGCGCCGAGGAGCGAATATCCCGAGTTCGCGTATTCGTACGCCTCGCCCGGCTTCGTCCTCAGCTTCGACGCCAGCACGCGCTTCACGTAGGCGTCGCGCTCCACCGCCTCGTAGTCCCCCGCGAAGTCGGATTCGAGCCCCGAGGTGTGCGTGAGCAGTTGGTGGATCGTGATCGCGCGCTTGTCCTCGGGGACGCCGGGAAGGTGCTTCGCGATCGGGTCCTCGACCGTGAGCTTCCCCTGCTCCTCGAGCTTCAGGATCGCCGCGGCCGTGAACTGCTTGGTGATGGAGCCCACGGTGAACACGGTGTCCGGTCCGTAGGGGATGCCGTTCTCGCGGTCGGCGAGGGCGTACCCCTTCCGGAGGACGACCTCTCCCTTCCGGGCGACGAGGACCCCCCCCTTGAACCCCGACGCCTGTAACCAGGCGTCGAGCCGTTCCCCCGGATCCCCGGAAACCACGACGGACGACATCAGAACGACCGCGGCCACCATGCTTCACCTCCGGGGGACGGGGGGGACTACGCTCGAACGTCTTGCGTGGACGACAAAGCCCTTCCATCTTTGCAGGGAATGCTCCTCTACCGCGCCGGGCCTCGTGCCCTCGCCCGCCTTCGCCGCGACGGACTGCGCCCGCAGGACGTGCGCGTGCTCGTGGGTCCGGCATCCGGCCCCAAGTGGCTGATCTTCCCCGGAATCGACCGCGTCCTCATGGAGAAGGGGTTCGGTGTCCCCCGGAACGGCGAAGGCCACCGCCTGCTCGTCGGGTCGTCGGCGGGGGCGTGGCGGATGCTCGCCTTCGCCGCGCGGCGGCCGGTCGAGGCGCACGAGCGGCTGGTGGACGGGTACGTGAGCCAGACCTTCCCGATGCCCGTTCGCGCGAAGGACGTCACCCCCGCCTTCCGGAGGATGCTCTCCGAGGTGTTCAGCGACGACGACCTCGCCGCGATCGCCTCCCACCCGAACGCGGACGTCGCCATCCACGTCACCCGCGTCTTCGACCCGTACCCCTGGTCCCTCAGGGCGGCGCAGATCGCCGCGATCGCGATGGGGATCGCGGTGCACCGCGTCTGGACGGGGGCGGTGATGCACATGGCCCGTCGGGTCCTGGCGCACACGCGCCCCGAGCGCTTCGGGGCGGCGTTTCGCGGGACGATCGTCCCGCTGACCCCCGCGGGGATCCGCGAAACGGCGCTCGCGAGCGGCACGATCCCGGTCTACATGCAGCCGATCCGGAACGTGCCGGGTGCGCCGCGAGGGACCTACGTCGACGGCGGCCTCGCCGATTACCACCTCCGCCAGGCCTACACCAGGCCGGGAGACGGGATCACCCTCCTGCCGCACTACCAGGAAGCGGTGCAGTCCTGCTGGTTCGACCGCGCCACCCCGGCGAAGGAGACCTCGAACGGGGCTCTGGCGGACGTCCTCCAGATGTATCCGTCCCCGGCCTGGATCCGGAGCCTCCCGGGAGGCAAGGTCCCCGATCGCGACGACTTCTTCGTCTTCGCGAAGCACCACGGGGAGCGCATCCGCCGATGGAACGAAACGGTCACCCGCTCGGAAGAGCTGGGCGAGCAGCTCCGCCGCGACCTCGAGTCGGGGAATTTCATCGACCGGGTGTCACCGATCGCCCCCCACGCGACTTGATCTGCCGGAACGTCGCCGCGATGATCGCGGACGACGTCGGGAGATCAAGACCATGCCGCACGTCGCCCGGACCGATCCGACCTCCGCCATCCCCGGGCTCGTCGCCGTCGACGGGCGCACCTTTCCGCTGCGCGCGGCTCACCTCGACGCCCGTGCGCAGGGGGGACTCGCCGAGACCCTGCTGACCCAGGAGTACGCGAACCCGTACGCCGAGCCCCTCGAGGTCCTCTACACGATGCCCCTGCCGGCGGACGGCGCGGTCGTCGGCTACGCCTTCCACCTCGGCGAGCGCGTGGTCCGGGGCCGCATCGAGCCGAGGGAGACGGCGCGCGAGGCGTACTTCCGGGCGCTGGAGGAAGGGCGCACCGCGGGGTTGCTCGAGCAGCACCGCGCCGACACCTTCGTGCAGCGCCTCGGGAACCTCCCCCCCGGCGCCGCGTGCACCGTCGAGATCCGCGTCCTCCACCCGCTCGCCTTCGAGCTTCCCTCGCGCTGGGTTTACCGCTTCCCGACCGTCGTCGGCGTCCGTTATCAGGGCGCCCGCGGCCGGGTCCCCGACGCCGGGTCGATCGACGCCCCTCGCGCCGACGTGACGGGCACCGGCGTCCGACTCGGCGGGACGCTGCGCATCGGCGACGGCGAGGGCTCGATCGTCACCCTCGACGAAGGGGCGCTCGACCACGACGTCTTGCGGTCGTGGCCCGCGGGTGAGGCCTCGACCCGCGCCCGCCTCGTCGAGGGACCTGGGCTCGACGGGGACGACGGCCGGTACGCGCTGCTGGTGGTGACGCCGCCGGCCGGGGCCGCTCCCGCCCATCCGCGCGACCTGACGATCCTGCTCGACGCCAGCGGCTCCATGAGCGGTGAGCCGCTCGCCCAGGCCAAGGAGATCGTCGAGTCGGTGCTCCGCTCGCTCGACCCCGCCGACCGCTTCGAGCTGATCGCGTTCGCGACCGAGCCGCGCTCGCTCACCGGGGGGATCGTCGACGCGAGCCCGACGACGGTCGAGCGGGCGTGCCGGCACCTCTCGAAGCTGCGGGCCGACGGCGGCACCGAGATGGGCCGCGCGTTCGAGGCGGCGCTCGCCCCGCTGCGCGCGGAGGCCCAGCGCCAGGTCGTGCTGGTGACCGACGGCGAGATCGGGTTCGAGGGCGAGATCGTGAAGCTCCTGCGGAGTCGGCTGCCCGAGCGCTCGCGCGTGCACGTCGTCGGCGTCGGGTCGTCCCCGAACCGCACGCTGACCCTCGGCGCCTCGCGCGCGGGCCGCGGCGTGGAGATCCTCGTCGGCCGCGGGGACGACCCGCTCGAAGGCGCCCGGCGTCTCGTGGGCGCGACCGCCGCGCCGGTCCTCACCGAGATCCGCGTCATGGGGAGCGGCGTCGTCGGTGTCGCCCCGGCCAGGCCCAGGGACGTCTTCGCCGGCGAGCCGCTGCGGCTGCTCGTGGAGTTGAAGGCCGCCGGCGGGGAGGTCCAGGTACGCGGCCGCCTGGCCGACGGCCCCTGGACCGCGAGCTTCGAGGCGCCCGCCACGCTGCCGGAAGGGATCGCGGGGCTCCCGCTCGGCGCCTTCTTCGGTCGCGAGCAGGCGATCGACCTGGAGGCCGAAGGGGTGAAGGGCGAGCGGATGCGCGCGGTGGGGCTGCGGCACCGCATCGTGACCCACGAAACGAGCCTCGTCGCGATCAGCGAGAACACGACCGTCGATCCCCGCGACCCGCGGCGCGTCGAGAAGCTCGCCGTCGAGCTCCCGGCGGGGGTGTCGGCGGAGGGGGTGGGGTTGGACAGCGGGGACATGTACCGCACGATGGTCCTGGGGTTGGACTCCGATTTCCACCTCGCCGACGAGGTCGAGCCCAGGCATCGGGAACTGGCCGCGGCCGCGCCGAGGCCGCCCGCGTTCGGGGACCGGGTCCGGCGTCTGTTCCGCGGCGGCCAACGCCGTGGGACCCGGATCCTCACGGGCCGTCTCGTGCGGACGGACGGCACGGAGTTCGTCGTGGAGTTCGAGGTGCCCGAGGGAGGCTTCGAGCGCACGGGGGCGGAGACGTTCGTCCTCCGCATCGCCGGGGGAACGCACCGTGCGGTCGTGGTCCCCGAATCGAGCACGCGTCCGGGAATCGGCGTGCCGGGGATGACCGTGCGTCTGGTCCTGCGTCGCATCGACGCGTTGCCGCCGGCGACGGGAGTCCTCCAGCGCGTGGAGATCCAAGGGATTCCCGGCGGCGACGTCGTGATCGAGGTGGAGGTCCCAGGAGCGTGACGCCGATCGACGCACGCTTCGCGGACGTCCGCGAGGGAGACCACGCCGCGTTCGAGGCGTGGCTCTCCCTCGTGGAGCCGTCGCTGCGCGCGAGCCTTCGCACCTTCGCGCGCGGCGTCGACGTCGAGGCGGTGCTGCAGGAAGGGCTGACGCGGATGTGGGTGCTGGCGCCGCGACTCGAGCTCACGGGGGAGAATGCCTCGCTGCGTTACGCGGCGACCCTGGTGCGCAACCTCGCGCGGAACGAAGCGAAGCGACTCGGCATGTTCGTGACCCTCGAGCCCGACCCCGAAGGGCACGCGCCGCCGGAGCCGTTGGTGCCTCCCGGCCCCGTGCCCGATCCCGGCCTGCGTCGCGCGATCGACGAGTGCCTCGAGAAGCTCCCGCCCCAGCCGCGACGCGCGCTCACCGCGCGGCTCGCTTCGGGCGGAGCGATCGCCGACGGCGACCTCGCCGATCGATGTGGGATGTCGACGAACACCTTCCTCCAGAACGTCGTCCGCGCCCGGCGTTCGATGGCGACCTGCCTCGAGGGCAAGGGCGTGCACCTCGCGGGGGTGCGGGCATGACCGATCGCGACGCGCTGCTCGAGGCGACCCTTTCCGCCCATCGCGAGCGCGACGAGGCGGGACGCCCGCGCCCCGCGCCGGCGTGGGCCGACCTGTCGCCCGACGATCGGGCGGCGGCGTTCGAGGCTTCGCTCGTCGCCCGCGCCCTCGAGTCGGGGTGGGACCCTCAGGGGCGAAACGCCACCGTGCGGGTCGTCGCCCGGCGGGTGCTGGGGTTGCGGCAGGGGTAGGGAGGGTCAGGCCAGCCGCGTCGCCATCATCGATCCCTCCCGTCGCGAGCGGCGCACCGCCCGTGATTCCCCGTTTACCTTTCCGACGACCGTTCCGGAACGCGCCCGAGTGGTTCCGGGTTGCCTGCATGCAACCCTTGCGTCGGCCACCCACCGCGCCGAGACTGGGCGGCATGAAACGAGCACTGCTCCTCGCCGTTCTCGCCGTCCTCTCCGCCGGTTGCTACGTGGCCTACGAGCCTCCGGTGACCTCTCCTCCTCCGCGCCCGGCTCCGCCGCCTCCCCCTCCGCCTCCTTCGAGGCCGCCGGTCGCGGTCGAGATCGACTTCTTCTACGGGGCCCTCGACCCGTACGGCGACTGGATCCGCATGGAGCCGTACGGCTGGGTGTGGGCGCCGGCGTCCGTCGATCCGTACTGGCGTCCCTATACCGTCGGGCGCTGGGTCTGGACCGACTGGGGCTGGACCTGGGTCTCCAACGAACGCTGGGGCTGGGCCACCTACCACTACGGCCGCTGGATGCGCGTGCGCCGGCACGGCTGGGTGTGGGTGCCGGGGAACGTCTGGGGACCGGCGT comes from Candidatus Polarisedimenticolaceae bacterium and encodes:
- a CDS encoding protein kinase — protein: MRERPRDPASRAVLGESEPFRALRKRLVDRIFERTTERIYDAGETIIGQGKPADALLVLLDGAAQVAVRGHDGVTRPIAHVSSGAVVGEMSLLTDQPATANVVAVSDVRVLALKASDFQAVAGPNPEIAIVLTRLVADRLGGADYDGLGGKVLEGYRIVRCLGKGGMAVVYEAERIADGERVALKMLSHRLVYDTGAVSRFEREAEIVQGLVHPNVVRLMGTFPAFRTEFLVMEFCPGRTLSEVLDKEGALPLDRARSIVGQVATALTFVHAAGVVHRDLKPGNVMILPDGRAKLMDFGLARTPRGISDDTLTTEGVALGTPRYMAPEQMMGDDSGARTDVYALACLTWELLTGKALFEGKTFRELYDAKSAFVVPPPEAILPGLPDDVYAFLAGGLEPDADRRLASLDAVAAWA
- a CDS encoding serine hydrolase domain-containing protein, translated to MVAAVVLMSSVVVSGDPGERLDAWLQASGFKGGVLVARKGEVVLRKGYALADRENGIPYGPDTVFTVGSITKQFTAAAILKLEEQGKLTVEDPIAKHLPGVPEDKRAITIHQLLTHTSGLESDFAGDYEAVERDAYVKRVLASKLRTKPGEAYEYANSGYSLLGAIVEIASGQPYETYLRENLFLPAGMKETGYRLPSWDPKRLAVGYRDGERWGKSTEKPWAKDGPYWALRANGGILSTVDDLYRWDRALRGEAVLSAKSKEKLVARHVREGAQDSWYGYGWALMDAPGGGRLVAHNGGNGIFYADFLRFVDEDLVVILSTNDSKIRGGRAAEALARIAHGESVPVPSATPARLRPLGSEGRDPVIRAWLDAFNAEGFEAMRAFRAAYAVPRPGISDGEREKRLASLREDLGRLEPLGVDPSGGEGILVKAKGTRAASVSLRFLFDPGSGKLDGVGVEVGD
- a CDS encoding sigma-70 family RNA polymerase sigma factor translates to MTPIDARFADVREGDHAAFEAWLSLVEPSLRASLRTFARGVDVEAVLQEGLTRMWVLAPRLELTGENASLRYAATLVRNLARNEAKRLGMFVTLEPDPEGHAPPEPLVPPGPVPDPGLRRAIDECLEKLPPQPRRALTARLASGGAIADGDLADRCGMSTNTFLQNVVRARRSMATCLEGKGVHLAGVRA
- a CDS encoding PKD domain-containing protein, whose amino-acid sequence is MTPALSAGGSSVLAVWSDGRANSAGGYYGETSRDIYAMRFDSQGAPLQVVPFVVTAARASQQIPRAAWNGTSWLVVFETTTEGGTGYFDTGLAAVRVSAEGSVLDAAPIPIWGMKPVSGTWGVASDGSGWVVAGQGSQTGGDLVAVRIAGTGAVLDPAAKILVPETYYLRGQTRLAYAAGVYLLAYEESMTGSDPTQAIRFDAALNPLDAAPFGLAPAPLAALASNGSGFYAVWTAQQPDYTNAVMGSRIGTNGQKLDGSGVKLSGTNPPDPYGSTSVVWDGSQWKATWASSGVLRVARIASSGAVLDPGGIAVSGPESGPTASAGNGSLQVAWTASASSEDDTWTAHVNASNVAGANRPLSTGAPAQGPSDVAAGAGGWLVAYRSATSTTVRMLAQKLDAAGNPSSAEPIVVASGDPLSLRGGPAVAWNGSVFLFTWSTQDTVYARRLAADGAPIDPAPIAVMTTAFGPPDVEALGSDFLVVGYRCGYTCQYINPIARRVRGIDGSLPDPSPIGIFGTYSSSARITTLGGRWLVVYQDNVSHDDPMAATAGVFIDGNGVKAPEFTVHAYYSTAGGNGIFSIGLASNGSVALVAQSQELTSGVENDLLVRRIFADGTVSPYANVTPWIGNQYRPRVCWDGARFVLVFQDQKARVALNTLDALDARGDLFGMRVGADGSVLDPQGFLFSNSASGEAFPTAASAGGTTLVLGSIVRQEAPFVNYRIGYELFGAGGNAWPVAMVSANPTEGNVPISVGFSSAGSFDPDGTIATYAWDFGDGATSSAANPSHAYTVGGPYVATLRVTDAAGAASWQEVLVQAVEPNRPPVAFAASNLASGAAPLDVTFLATGSYDPDGFIGNFRWTFSDDGAEYWGATAYHTFYTPGTWQVTLTVFDRFNAAGSASLSVTVGQPAPPAAPSNLVTVPFTTDWINMTWTDNANSETGFLVQRCQGTASACSANPSLFLDLAQTGSNIDYYGDTGLPAGTTYTYRVRAFNGSGNSGWSNTSTATTLSVLPAAPTSLTARAGSTGNGKNKVPYVDLTWVDNAANETSYIVERCAGSSCTNFAVRTTLGANTTTFRDTSVAKRTAYRYRVKARNASGDSGYSNVAGATTP
- a CDS encoding VIT domain-containing protein, with the protein product MPHVARTDPTSAIPGLVAVDGRTFPLRAAHLDARAQGGLAETLLTQEYANPYAEPLEVLYTMPLPADGAVVGYAFHLGERVVRGRIEPRETAREAYFRALEEGRTAGLLEQHRADTFVQRLGNLPPGAACTVEIRVLHPLAFELPSRWVYRFPTVVGVRYQGARGRVPDAGSIDAPRADVTGTGVRLGGTLRIGDGEGSIVTLDEGALDHDVLRSWPAGEASTRARLVEGPGLDGDDGRYALLVVTPPAGAAPAHPRDLTILLDASGSMSGEPLAQAKEIVESVLRSLDPADRFELIAFATEPRSLTGGIVDASPTTVERACRHLSKLRADGGTEMGRAFEAALAPLRAEAQRQVVLVTDGEIGFEGEIVKLLRSRLPERSRVHVVGVGSSPNRTLTLGASRAGRGVEILVGRGDDPLEGARRLVGATAAPVLTEIRVMGSGVVGVAPARPRDVFAGEPLRLLVELKAAGGEVQVRGRLADGPWTASFEAPATLPEGIAGLPLGAFFGREQAIDLEAEGVKGERMRAVGLRHRIVTHETSLVAISENTTVDPRDPRRVEKLAVELPAGVSAEGVGLDSGDMYRTMVLGLDSDFHLADEVEPRHRELAAAAPRPPAFGDRVRRLFRGGQRRGTRILTGRLVRTDGTEFVVEFEVPEGGFERTGAETFVLRIAGGTHRAVVVPESSTRPGIGVPGMTVRLVLRRIDALPPATGVLQRVEIQGIPGGDVVIEVEVPGA